The following coding sequences lie in one Synechococcus sp. PCC 7336 genomic window:
- a CDS encoding WD40 repeat domain-containing protein: MKNKTHYSLLTVGRSIFVLGAIALTSCTLTSASSGNTSCGARAQSIEPLLEETERLLEENQQFQALVSITRAGSMLIDIHSECESLVERLYELTIKSAYNLRGYNLLRTRDRLFLELSPNGNLLASYSFTGIQLWQTDGLLAATWNLQELSSNISDLSFSPDSSLIAVGGRSRASLIDINESKIENFESVAEVVDEIFFSPDGQSVVGFNNQTLMPGLQGGHVEIWKIEDGYLSDRFVGGADYKVLSGHFTLSELVIAVARYHPDRIGIELIDIDNNHLINLTDIEHFQDLGVNRFVFSPNSNFIAVGSDAGIIDLRTFTGQSIAILENYIPSNPYLIRHPLLHLKFSPDSQLLAAVTFGRLLKVWRVDASQLANISLIDEEEYEGNWADGFIGTMEFSPDGQTIFFGDPNGSIRLWTVDGIPLLNLDGHQSSVLDLQFSSDAQTLFSLDYKGNIIFWKPYDPLLINASDVIDIPEMTYDELLGLSCNWLQDYLASSPDLSEGDRRMCDWQNP; this comes from the coding sequence ATGAAAAATAAAACCCACTATTCACTCCTCACAGTAGGCCGAAGCATTTTCGTTTTGGGTGCAATCGCCCTAACAAGCTGCACTTTGACGTCAGCAAGCTCTGGAAACACTTCTTGTGGAGCTAGGGCACAATCTATTGAGCCGCTCTTAGAGGAGACAGAACGGTTGTTAGAAGAGAATCAGCAGTTTCAGGCACTAGTTAGTATTACAAGAGCTGGGAGCATGCTGATAGACATTCATTCTGAATGTGAGAGTTTAGTAGAACGCCTATATGAGCTAACCATAAAGTCAGCATATAACTTAAGAGGATATAACCTCTTGAGAACTCGCGATCGCCTTTTTTTGGAGTTGAGTCCAAATGGCAATCTCTTAGCTTCATACAGCTTTACTGGGATACAACTTTGGCAAACTGATGGCTTATTAGCTGCCACTTGGAATCTTCAGGAGTTATCAAGTAATATTTCCGATCTAAGCTTTAGTCCTGACTCAAGTTTAATCGCTGTTGGTGGTAGAAGCCGGGCATCTCTTATCGATATCAATGAATCAAAGATTGAAAATTTTGAAAGTGTTGCAGAGGTTGTTGATGAAATATTCTTTAGTCCAGATGGACAATCTGTTGTTGGTTTCAACAATCAGACTCTCATGCCTGGTTTACAGGGGGGACATGTCGAAATATGGAAAATAGAAGATGGCTATTTGTCAGATCGGTTTGTAGGAGGTGCTGACTACAAGGTTTTAAGCGGGCATTTTACTTTATCGGAGCTCGTTATTGCTGTTGCTAGGTATCATCCAGATCGGATTGGAATAGAACTGATCGATATTGACAACAATCATCTTATAAATCTTACGGATATAGAACATTTTCAAGATTTAGGAGTTAATAGATTTGTATTTAGTCCAAATTCGAATTTTATTGCCGTTGGTAGTGATGCAGGAATAATTGATTTACGAACATTTACAGGCCAATCAATCGCTATACTAGAAAACTACATACCGAGTAATCCATATTTAATTCGTCATCCACTTCTACACCTAAAGTTTAGCCCGGATAGCCAACTACTGGCAGCAGTTACTTTTGGTAGACTTCTTAAAGTATGGAGAGTTGATGCTTCACAGCTGGCTAATATATCGCTTATTGATGAGGAGGAATATGAAGGGAATTGGGCTGATGGTTTTATAGGGACTATGGAATTTAGTCCCGATGGGCAAACAATTTTTTTTGGCGATCCAAATGGTTCAATTCGACTTTGGACTGTAGATGGTATACCTTTACTCAATTTAGATGGCCATCAATCTAGTGTGTTAGATTTGCAATTTAGTTCTGACGCACAAACACTTTTTTCGCTTGATTACAAAGGCAATATCATCTTTTGGAAGCCCTACGATCCTTTGCTAATAAATGCTTCAGATGTCATTGACATCCCAGAAATGACTTACGATGAATTACTCGGGCTCAGTTGTAATTGGCTGCAAGACTATCTTGCATCGAGCCCAGACCTGAGTGAAGGCGATCGCCGAATGTGTGATTGGCAAAACCCATGA
- a CDS encoding AAA family ATPase, with protein sequence MIPVRLTLRQFFSYERAVLDFSNLHTACICGDNGAGKSALLEALTWGIWGQCRVSVEDHLIRQGATEAQVEVIYQSFAQTYRILRSRSLNGQGSLEWQIQTGQGWRSLTQKGIRATQQAIQTQLRLDYNTFINSAYLRQGRADEFTLKRPGDRKRLLAEMLELQQYERLAEQCREQFRTAKLQVELYQKQLDRQTAQLQQQQQIQTEFEALHAQQVQLEAAQDSDRHLLEAVKARDRRCQQAQQQQDWQQQQLETLRATLQQTESQWRQQRQRRQDLQQSIDRAATIEAGDRQYRQIAQQVEQLQQQFQQRQTLLQAQQDLQTQIAAREHQQSLALHKLQTQLEQLEHTQAADRAIVAEGDRIASAVASYRQAQANLTRLDRLQAKAAPLLAQQQTYQSAIERDRDRLLARQETLHQQVSEAQQMAQHQQVAQAVAEIETQLEELHKLRVYQQRVLEKGQERRALVQQLQERQRSLQREWQRLEDRSRQLQSPGQACPLCEQALEGDRRTAVFTKQQVQQEDVSEQIWVIREQLAVSDREIELLQTEYRDLSEQLAPFDRQLEQQGRLRQQLEASQQQTEQVQLWQAELEEIDAILAARTYAFSARSHLAAVDAALAQLNYNDKDHALCRSEVERWRWAAFKQSELRKARQRLDRTRAAIADCCSQIATLNAPTQAQNREIVQLAQQLSQVRERFACIPYDETAHQQLQQQLKALQQWRSQAEALQQAREQLPQCTAACAELEQLLHTHRQALSDCQQRLDAAQRELAELDRSAPCAATASATEFETAIGQRRKTLDRILSQLGAKQQQLRQFETLEQDRADTTQQLAQFRRQLQVYRELARAYGSNGIPALIIETVLPELEAEANQILGRLTHHQLHLQFITQRSSRHKGKIIDTLDIAIADPRGTRPYETYSGGEAFRINFAIRLALSRLLAQRSGASLQTLAIDEGFGSQDGAGRDHLVSAINAVADDFSCILAITHIPSLRDRFPSRIQVSRTASGSHLEVLN encoded by the coding sequence GTGATACCCGTCCGCCTTACCCTACGCCAGTTCTTCAGCTACGAGCGAGCTGTTTTAGATTTTAGCAATCTCCACACAGCCTGTATTTGTGGCGACAACGGCGCAGGAAAATCCGCCCTACTCGAAGCCCTCACCTGGGGAATTTGGGGACAATGTCGCGTCAGCGTCGAAGACCATTTAATTCGACAGGGAGCCACAGAAGCCCAAGTTGAAGTCATCTACCAATCCTTCGCCCAAACCTACCGCATCTTACGCAGCCGATCGCTCAACGGACAAGGCTCTCTAGAATGGCAAATCCAAACCGGGCAAGGTTGGCGATCGCTCACCCAAAAAGGCATCCGAGCCACCCAACAAGCCATCCAAACCCAGTTAAGACTGGACTACAACACCTTCATTAACTCCGCCTATTTACGGCAGGGACGAGCAGACGAATTTACCCTCAAACGACCCGGCGATCGCAAGCGACTGCTAGCCGAAATGTTGGAATTGCAGCAATACGAACGCTTAGCCGAACAATGTCGAGAACAATTCCGCACCGCCAAACTGCAGGTGGAATTGTACCAAAAGCAACTGGACCGACAAACCGCCCAACTACAACAGCAACAGCAAATTCAGACAGAATTTGAAGCCCTGCACGCGCAACAGGTGCAGTTAGAAGCCGCGCAAGACTCCGATCGCCACCTGCTAGAAGCCGTCAAAGCTCGCGATCGCCGCTGCCAGCAAGCCCAACAACAGCAGGACTGGCAACAGCAGCAGTTAGAGACCTTGCGGGCCACACTGCAGCAGACCGAATCCCAATGGCGACAGCAACGGCAGCGGCGTCAAGACCTGCAGCAATCGATCGATCGCGCCGCCACGATTGAGGCAGGCGATCGCCAATACCGCCAGATAGCCCAGCAGGTCGAACAGCTACAACAGCAATTCCAACAGCGCCAAACCCTACTCCAAGCACAACAGGACCTACAAACCCAAATCGCCGCACGGGAACACCAACAGTCGCTAGCCCTCCACAAACTGCAAACCCAACTGGAACAGTTGGAACACACCCAAGCCGCCGATCGAGCCATTGTGGCGGAAGGCGATCGCATCGCCAGCGCCGTCGCCAGCTACCGTCAAGCCCAAGCCAATCTGACCCGGCTCGATCGCCTGCAAGCCAAAGCCGCCCCCCTACTCGCTCAACAGCAAACCTACCAAAGCGCCATCGAGCGAGACCGCGATCGCCTGCTAGCCCGCCAAGAAACCCTGCACCAACAGGTCAGCGAGGCCCAGCAAATGGCGCAGCACCAACAGGTAGCCCAAGCCGTGGCCGAAATCGAAACACAGTTGGAAGAGCTGCACAAATTGCGAGTCTATCAACAGCGGGTGTTGGAAAAGGGCCAAGAGCGGCGGGCCTTGGTGCAACAGTTACAGGAGCGACAGCGATCGCTGCAGCGGGAATGGCAGCGGTTGGAAGATCGCTCTCGTCAACTGCAATCGCCAGGGCAAGCCTGTCCGTTATGCGAGCAGGCACTAGAAGGCGATCGCCGCACCGCCGTCTTCACCAAACAGCAGGTGCAGCAGGAAGACGTCTCCGAGCAAATTTGGGTAATTCGGGAGCAATTGGCGGTGTCAGACCGCGAAATTGAATTGTTGCAAACGGAATATCGCGATTTATCCGAGCAACTCGCCCCCTTCGACCGCCAGCTCGAACAGCAGGGACGCTTGCGGCAGCAATTGGAAGCCAGCCAACAGCAAACAGAGCAGGTGCAACTGTGGCAGGCCGAACTGGAGGAAATCGACGCTATCCTCGCCGCCCGAACCTATGCCTTCAGCGCCCGCTCGCATCTGGCCGCAGTGGACGCCGCCCTTGCCCAGCTCAACTACAACGACAAAGACCACGCCCTCTGCCGTTCGGAGGTCGAACGCTGGCGGTGGGCCGCCTTCAAGCAGAGCGAACTGCGCAAAGCCCGACAGCGGCTCGACCGCACCCGCGCTGCCATCGCCGATTGCTGCAGCCAAATCGCCACCCTCAACGCCCCCACCCAAGCCCAAAATCGGGAGATTGTCCAGCTCGCGCAGCAGTTGAGCCAAGTGCGCGAGCGCTTCGCCTGCATCCCCTACGACGAAACCGCCCACCAGCAACTGCAGCAACAACTCAAAGCCCTGCAACAGTGGCGATCGCAAGCGGAGGCCCTACAACAGGCCCGCGAGCAACTGCCCCAATGCACCGCCGCCTGTGCCGAGCTCGAACAACTGCTCCACACCCACCGCCAAGCCCTCAGCGATTGCCAACAGCGCCTCGACGCCGCCCAGCGGGAATTGGCTGAGCTCGACCGCTCGGCCCCCTGCGCCGCGACTGCCAGTGCCACCGAATTCGAAACGGCGATCGGGCAGCGGCGCAAAACCCTCGATCGCATCCTGTCTCAGTTGGGGGCCAAGCAACAGCAACTGCGGCAATTTGAAACCCTGGAACAGGATCGGGCCGACACAACACAACAATTGGCCCAATTCCGTCGCCAACTGCAGGTCTATCGCGAATTAGCGCGTGCCTATGGCTCCAATGGCATCCCCGCCCTGATTATCGAAACCGTCCTGCCAGAGTTAGAGGCAGAGGCCAACCAAATTCTGGGTCGCCTCACCCACCATCAATTACATTTGCAATTCATTACCCAGCGCTCCAGCCGCCATAAAGGCAAAATCATCGATACCCTCGATATCGCGATCGCCGATCCGCGCGGCACCCGTCCCTACGAAACCTATTCGGGCGGCGAAGCCTTTCGGATTAACTTTGCCATTCGTCTGGCCCTCTCCCGTCTATTGGCGCAGCGATCGGGGGCCAGTTTGCAAACCTTGGCGATCGACGAGGGGTTTGGCAGTCAGGATGGCGCAGGGCGAGACCATTTAGTCTCGGCGATTAATGCTGTGGCGGATGACTTTAGCTGTATTTTGGCGATTACTCACATTCCCAGCTTGCGCGATCGCTTTCCCAGTCGAATTCAAGTGAGCCGAACTGCATCGGGCTCGCACCTGGAGGTTTTGAACTGA
- a CDS encoding SIR2 family protein, translating to MSAYLVNELKGLVADRKVVVIVGAGVSIAATGNHPVASWMGLLEHGVRQCQKLGRAQRAWVQRKLAALNDRDCELSEILAIASELEARLNASGGEFRRWLRETVGELSAIERGAIEALQDLGAVIATTNYDGLLEEVTGLRPVTWLETARVERVLRGDEQGILHLHGYWEQPESVVLGIRSYEDVRRSEHAQTMQMEIWLRFWAVLHPLRLRWGICKLSKRESSSDSGKQGFRRICPIAAWRSLWGGSGYWCSCTRCCSGAIALR from the coding sequence ATGTCTGCCTATCTGGTTAACGAACTCAAAGGATTAGTCGCCGATCGCAAGGTGGTTGTCATTGTTGGGGCTGGGGTGTCGATCGCCGCTACTGGCAATCATCCGGTGGCGTCTTGGATGGGTTTGCTCGAACATGGCGTGCGCCAGTGCCAGAAGTTGGGTCGGGCGCAACGGGCTTGGGTGCAAAGAAAGCTGGCGGCGTTGAACGATCGCGATTGCGAGCTGTCAGAAATCTTGGCGATCGCTAGCGAGCTTGAAGCCAGATTGAATGCGTCTGGGGGAGAGTTTCGGCGGTGGCTGCGGGAGACGGTAGGGGAGTTGTCGGCGATCGAGCGGGGGGCGATCGAAGCCTTGCAGGATTTGGGGGCGGTGATTGCAACGACCAATTATGACGGGTTGCTGGAAGAGGTGACGGGCTTGCGACCGGTGACTTGGTTGGAGACTGCGCGGGTGGAGCGGGTGCTGCGGGGAGACGAACAAGGAATTTTGCACTTGCACGGCTATTGGGAACAGCCGGAATCTGTTGTGTTGGGGATTCGGTCTTATGAGGATGTGCGGCGGAGCGAGCACGCACAGACGATGCAAATGGAGATTTGGCTGCGTTTTTGGGCGGTCTTGCACCCTCTGCGATTGAGGTGGGGGATCTGCAAGCTCAGCAAGAGAGAGAGCAGCAGCGACAGCGGGAAACAGGGATTCCGTCGAATTTGCCCTATAGCGGCGTGGCGCAGTTTGTGGGGCGGGAGCGGGTATTGGTGCAGTTGCACGAGATGTTGCAGCGGGGCGATCGCGTTGCGGTGA
- a CDS encoding tetratricopeptide repeat protein: MAQFVGRERVLVQLHEMLQRGDRVAVTAIAGMGGIGKTELALQYARRYLEGYRGGVCWLAVRGAELDTQLESFMRTHFNRSQGRYEQAEPLYRQALELRRELLGEKHPDVATSLTIWQNSIGYRTVMSKQSHSFCKP, translated from the coding sequence GTGGCGCAGTTTGTGGGGCGGGAGCGGGTATTGGTGCAGTTGCACGAGATGTTGCAGCGGGGCGATCGCGTTGCGGTGACGGCGATCGCGGGGATGGGGGGGATTGGCAAGACGGAGTTGGCGCTGCAATATGCTCGGCGGTATTTGGAGGGGTATCGGGGTGGGGTCTGTTGGCTGGCGGTGCGGGGGGCTGAGTTGGATACTCAGTTAGAGAGTTTTATGCGCACTCACTTCAACCGTTCGCAGGGTCGCTACGAGCAAGCGGAACCGCTGTACCGGCAGGCGCTGGAGTTGAGGCGCGAACTGTTGGGAGAGAAGCATCCCGATGTCGCCACCAGCCTCACAATTTGGCAGAACTCTATCGGCTACAGAACCGTTATGAGCAAGCAGAGCCACTCTTTTTGCAAGCCCTAG
- a CDS encoding tetratricopeptide repeat protein, producing the protein MAELYRLQNRYEQAEPLFLQALELGLASLGKKHLSIAFDWARLAQLYRQQKKYAKAETFALKALTLREQTLGPEHPEVGISLKIVAEVCEARGQSAEALSYYRRALPILETTIPLRPETQTVRAALERLHHNPPHPTQ; encoded by the coding sequence TTGGCAGAACTCTATCGGCTACAGAACCGTTATGAGCAAGCAGAGCCACTCTTTTTGCAAGCCCTAGAGCTGGGACTAGCTTCTTTGGGCAAGAAACATCTATCCATTGCATTCGATTGGGCTAGGCTGGCACAGCTTTATCGACAGCAGAAAAAATACGCTAAAGCTGAGACGTTCGCCCTCAAAGCATTAACCCTACGCGAGCAAACATTGGGGCCAGAGCACCCAGAAGTCGGCATCAGCCTCAAAATTGTGGCCGAAGTTTGCGAAGCTCGCGGGCAATCTGCAGAAGCCCTCTCCTATTACCGCCGCGCCCTCCCCATCCTAGAAACCACAATCCCCCTCCGCCCCGAAACCCAAACAGTCCGAGCCGCCCTAGAGCGCCTGCACCACAATCCCCCCCACCCAACTCAATAG
- a CDS encoding PleD family two-component system response regulator, which produces MKSILAIDDDLVVSTYIKRILQANQYRVMTRKSGKSGLEIARQVQPDLILCDVLMPDMSGYEVLEALKQDSATSDIPFIFLTSKTGKRDIIDGIELGAAQYLSKPIASEDLLATVATRFLDIERECNQKHHIATTKEFITISPDLERDYSGWWLAFEPNSHQTFLGKTQKLAYIFAQRAHPCGVFLYHRLGGNSSYVQA; this is translated from the coding sequence ATGAAAAGCATTTTGGCGATTGATGATGACTTAGTAGTCTCGACATATATTAAGCGTATTCTACAAGCTAATCAGTACCGCGTCATGACTCGCAAAAGTGGTAAAAGTGGCTTAGAAATAGCGCGTCAAGTACAACCTGACTTGATCTTATGCGATGTACTGATGCCCGATATGAGTGGCTACGAGGTCTTAGAGGCATTGAAACAAGATTCAGCCACTTCTGATATCCCCTTTATCTTCCTCACATCTAAAACAGGTAAGCGGGACATTATCGATGGTATCGAACTAGGTGCTGCTCAATATCTCAGTAAACCTATTGCCTCTGAAGATCTACTCGCAACCGTTGCCACTCGATTTCTCGATATTGAGCGAGAGTGCAATCAAAAGCACCATATAGCTACCACAAAAGAATTCATAACCATTTCACCCGATTTGGAGAGGGATTATTCGGGTTGGTGGTTAGCCTTCGAGCCTAACTCCCATCAAACTTTTTTAGGGAAAACTCAAAAGCTGGCCTATATATTTGCACAAAGAGCACATCCATGTGGCGTGTTTCTCTACCATAGGCTAGGCGGCAACTCTAGTTATGTCCAAGCCTGA
- a CDS encoding ATP-binding protein: MTSRKEQSPTCSTSIYRIASRIRQSLELQDILDATVAEMRDFLKTDRVKIYRFDPDGSGQVIAESLSGKRLPSLKGLHFPAGDIPPQARELFCKTRVRTIVDLAAQEILLSEPDRLPSTATDELTVEEVWNQPLGDLLKRPVDPCHVEYLSLMGVQSSVVIPLLNGNRLWGLLISHHSKPRAFDLQTLQVLQFIADQVEIAIAQAKLLLQARDRASREISVNQLTSLLHAPKDRQTILTDALGQIAGSVDATGGLLQIASVSGDFDFYSFGQQPTLTQTEWVEFLENTCSTPDLLVASDLDRESSLRPYRDSFRETNLRSVAIVPLQYGSEALGALAVFRQGIDTKTLWAGRQNEDERQDRPRQSFEEWCELKHDRAHSWSQADVDLLRSLSDRLSTAVMQERLYRCEYEQRLLLEMRNRELSLARSAAEEASQLKSDFLSSTSHELRTPLALTLNYLKLLKEGFYDSEAELQEYIQVAYQSTEDLVSSIDTVLDISKIEAGRMQVNLAPAHLPSLLEKKLAIFRLDSDRRGVDLSIDCQVKTVIADELKLRQVLTNLLSNAFKFTRAGAVRVTAIQTASNEATISVSDTGIGIDASKQALVFEAFVQEEGSIRRRFGGTGLGLTICKRLVELMGGKIWLDSPGRGQGTTVSFTIPRVDEDLEEPSAKG, encoded by the coding sequence GTGACCTCCAGAAAGGAACAATCCCCAACTTGCAGCACCTCGATTTATAGAATTGCCAGCCGTATCCGCCAATCGCTGGAGCTGCAAGACATTTTGGATGCCACAGTTGCAGAAATGCGAGACTTCTTAAAAACAGACCGGGTCAAGATTTACCGATTTGACCCCGATGGCAGCGGGCAGGTTATTGCTGAGTCGCTGTCTGGGAAACGCCTTCCTTCCCTCAAAGGCTTGCACTTCCCTGCAGGGGATATTCCTCCTCAGGCAAGAGAGCTGTTTTGCAAAACTAGGGTTAGAACGATTGTCGATCTGGCAGCCCAAGAGATTTTATTGAGCGAGCCCGATCGCCTGCCGAGTACCGCAACTGACGAGCTGACTGTTGAAGAGGTCTGGAATCAACCACTCGGGGACCTGCTCAAGCGCCCAGTCGATCCGTGCCATGTCGAGTACTTGTCCTTGATGGGGGTTCAGTCTTCTGTGGTCATTCCCCTTCTCAATGGCAACCGATTGTGGGGACTGCTGATCTCCCACCACAGCAAACCCCGAGCGTTCGACCTGCAAACCCTCCAAGTCTTGCAGTTCATTGCCGATCAGGTGGAGATTGCCATTGCCCAAGCAAAACTACTCCTTCAGGCTCGCGATCGCGCCTCTCGCGAAATCTCCGTCAATCAACTGACGTCACTCTTACATGCTCCCAAAGATCGCCAGACTATATTGACCGATGCTCTCGGTCAAATTGCCGGATCGGTAGACGCGACAGGAGGGCTTTTGCAAATTGCCTCTGTCAGCGGTGATTTTGATTTCTATTCATTTGGCCAGCAGCCAACATTAACGCAAACCGAATGGGTAGAGTTTTTGGAGAACACCTGTTCTACCCCTGACTTGTTAGTGGCGTCAGACCTCGATCGCGAAAGCAGCCTTAGGCCCTATCGAGATTCCTTTCGCGAGACTAACTTGCGCAGCGTTGCCATTGTTCCCTTGCAGTATGGCAGCGAAGCTTTAGGAGCCCTAGCTGTATTTCGGCAGGGGATCGATACGAAAACCCTATGGGCAGGACGGCAAAACGAGGACGAACGCCAGGATAGGCCCCGTCAATCCTTTGAGGAGTGGTGCGAACTCAAGCACGATCGGGCGCATTCGTGGAGCCAAGCAGATGTGGATTTGCTGCGCTCTTTGAGCGATCGCCTGTCAACGGCTGTGATGCAAGAGCGCTTGTATCGTTGCGAGTACGAGCAGCGGTTGCTGTTGGAAATGCGCAATCGCGAGCTTTCGCTAGCCCGCAGTGCGGCAGAGGAAGCCAGTCAGCTCAAATCCGATTTTTTATCCTCAACCAGTCACGAATTGAGGACTCCTCTGGCATTGACGCTGAACTATCTCAAGCTCCTGAAAGAGGGATTCTACGATAGCGAGGCCGAGCTGCAGGAATACATCCAAGTGGCTTACCAATCCACAGAAGATCTGGTATCGTCAATCGACACGGTATTGGATATCTCCAAAATTGAAGCCGGTCGGATGCAGGTGAACCTTGCCCCCGCCCATCTTCCCTCGCTCTTGGAAAAGAAACTTGCCATCTTCCGGCTCGATAGCGATCGCCGAGGAGTGGATCTATCGATCGACTGCCAGGTGAAAACTGTCATAGCGGACGAACTCAAGCTCCGCCAAGTTCTGACCAACCTGCTCTCTAACGCCTTCAAATTTACCCGCGCAGGGGCCGTACGCGTCACTGCAATTCAGACCGCTTCCAACGAGGCAACAATTTCGGTGAGCGACACCGGCATCGGAATTGACGCGAGCAAGCAAGCGCTGGTATTTGAGGCATTTGTTCAAGAGGAAGGCTCGATTCGACGACGCTTTGGCGGCACGGGATTGGGGCTGACCATCTGCAAGCGCCTAGTGGAGTTGATGGGGGGCAAAATCTGGTTGGACAGCCCTGGAAGAGGGCAAGGCACCACTGTCAGTTTTACGATTCCTCGTGTTGACGAAGATCTAGAAGAACCATCTGCTAAGGGCTAG
- a CDS encoding response regulator, with protein MTIARQLPSMNLLLVEDDILLAKGTAKLVEKLSVHRVRITSKPAILMELCQAGKVDLVIMDINLPGAVWQGSEVSGADLSQFLKSQDSTCHVPVVLLTAYVMASERQSLLEAALADDFWTKPIVNYDKFVQSLNRLLEAKAHAANDTEPY; from the coding sequence GTGACGATCGCTCGACAACTCCCATCGATGAATCTTTTACTGGTTGAGGACGATATCCTGCTGGCAAAAGGGACTGCCAAGTTAGTCGAAAAGCTGAGCGTACATCGGGTACGAATCACCAGCAAGCCCGCCATATTGATGGAGTTGTGTCAGGCTGGCAAGGTCGATTTAGTCATTATGGATATCAACCTCCCCGGTGCCGTATGGCAAGGGAGCGAGGTTAGCGGAGCCGACCTGTCTCAGTTTCTCAAATCTCAGGACAGTACCTGCCATGTCCCAGTTGTGCTGCTGACAGCCTATGTAATGGCATCGGAGCGTCAATCTCTGCTGGAAGCGGCTTTAGCTGACGATTTTTGGACCAAGCCAATTGTCAACTACGACAAATTTGTGCAATCTCTCAATCGCCTGCTGGAGGCTAAAGCCCATGCAGCCAACGATACAGAACCCTATTAG